The DNA region CAGGTCACGGCCCGGTGCAGTCTTCGAGGGCGTGCCGGTCATCATGACCACCGCGGAGGAGCGCGGAACGGTCGACGCGCTGCATGTCGTCGATGCCGGTCCGCCCCGCGGCTTCACCCTGAGTCACCCGGACCGGCGTCCTACGGCACGCTACGAGCGGCCAACCCGACCGCGTCCCGCTCGGAGGACAGAACCACGCCCACGATGTCGTTGGGCGCCAGGTCCTGATCCAGGACCTCGATCTCCAGGTAACGGAAGCCGTGGATGGTGAAGCTCGGTTCGAACCACTCACCCGGGGCGCCGATGATGACCTCGTCACGCTGGTACCACGGCTTTTTCCTGTCGCTCAGAATCCACTGCGTGTCCAGCTCGCCGTCAGGGCTGATGAGCTCGCTATAGGTGACGCGGACAGAGGTGCCCGCCCGGCCGGTGAGGCGCAGGCGCGCGACGCCGGCGAAGTTCTGCCCGAAATCAACCAGTTGGCGTCCCCTGGGGGATCGCCACACCGAAACCGGTGTCAGCTCTTTCACGGCAGTGACCGGTGGTACCTGCTCAGCGATCAGCTGCCGGGAGTGCGGGGAGAACGGACGCACCGGGCGCGACTGAGCGTGGTCATGAGGCTGACTCCACGGCGCAGGGATACGCAGATCTGCAAACTCACCGAACTTCGGGTCGGCACGCACGACGGGCCCGCGGCCCACGGTCCACGTGGCGTCCGTGCCCCACGTGCGTCGGGTTCCGTCGGCGAACTCCAGCTCCAAGTGCAGGTATGCCGCCAGTTCCGGCCCGTAGACGCAGCGGCGTGCGAGAAACCCGAGGCGGCCACGGAAACGCCCGTCGGCGACCACCAGGTGGAACAGATTCATGCCGGGGACGATCGCGCCGGCCGGGTCGTACTCGCGGTACTCGACCTCCTGCTCGAACGGCGTGAAGCGTGGCACCAGGCTCGCCCCGGTCAGGTCCTTGCCGTTGACCACCAGGCGGTACCAGCCCAGGGCCGAGGCGTAGGCGCGGGCCCGGACGACCCGTTCGGGAATTTCCAGGGCGGCCCCGAAGTAGAGCACCGGATCTTCGTCGGCTGCGTACGTCATCGAGTCCGTGATCCACTCGCCTTGCAGTACTCGAAGCGCGTAAGGAGACTCTGTCGGGGTCGTGGCCGGCGTGGGCGGCGGTGTCGGCCATCAGGGTGCGAATGGCGTAGTGGCAGCACAGGTGTCCCCAGATTTCTTGCTGGACAAGGTCGGGGGCCTTCGAGCGCAGTACCGCGCGGGGCCCGCGCTGGTGGGTCTTCAGCTCGTCGAAGGTGGTCTCGATTTCCCACCGTTGGGCGTAGGCGGCTGCGAGGTCCTCGGCGCCGGCCTCGGCAGGGTCGAGGATCGTGGTCAGCAGCCGGTATTCCTCGGGGTTGTCCCGGCCGTCATCGATCGTGTAGTCGATCACTCTGACCGTGAGTGGATCCGTCGTGGCCCGGTTCGTTCCCGATGTCGGGACGATCCGGGCCAGCCACGACCCGTCGGCCAGGGTTTCCAGGTACCGGGGCCTCAGGTTCGTCTTCACTCGCCAGAGCAGATCCGCGCCCGTGGCTGCGGCCTGTTGCCAGAGGCGGAACCCGTAGAAACCCCGGTCGGCCAGGACCAGCTGGCCCGGCTCCAGCCGCCCGACGAGCTGCCGGGACAACTCCATCTCCGACACACCGCACGGGCCGGTAACAGCGTCGAAGACCGCATGGGTGCCGCATTCAGCCAATGCCACCAGGCGGGCCTGCGGAAACGCGGCCCGCTCCCCTCGGCTTGAAGCGGGCCGCCCGAAGAACTCTGCGTTGACTGACGTGTCCGCCACGTCCAGGCACGTCCCATCGACCGCCACCAGACGACGCCCCGCCAGCCACGACCCCGGCGTGCCCGGCCCCGCCAGCGGACGTGCGACCCGCGCGAAGAGATCCCGCACCGGCTCGAACCCCAAACGAGACCTGGCCTGGAAGATCGCCGACTTCGACGGCGGCGGGAACGACTCGGACCACCCCGACGCCCACGACAGCCCGTCCGTGAGCTGCGCGAACACATCCTCGTACGAGTCATCGGAATACAGCGCCATCCCGATCGAGAAGTACGCCATTACCCGTGCGGGCAACGACCGGCGACGCCGCTCAGTACGCCCCGCCTCCTCGATCACCGCGTCAACCACGTCCGCGGGAAACACCCGCGTCAGCAACCCCACAGACACCAAATCCGACAACCGGACACCAGAAGACGGCTTCACCCAACCAGAACGCGGCATGCCCCCACAGTACCGCCCTGACCCTTAACTGAACGGTATTGGGTTTAAGCCAAGCTTAGCCTCGATCTTGCATGACGGTCCGTCGGTTCTTCCGTCGGGCCGTTTTGCTGTTGCGGATGTGCGAGGGCATGTTGGTGGCCCGGTTGTCGCGTCGGGTGGGCGCCGGGTTCCACTCCCGGGGTGGTCGTGCAGGTTGTTGGGACGGGTGAATTTACTGGTCAGCCGGGGTTCGGTAGGGCCTGGAGCCGGTCCATGGCGCTGGTGATCACGGATGTCCAGGGCCATCGGGCGGCCAGGCGGAGCCAGCGGCGGCGGCCGGTGTTCACGAGCTGGGCGGCGGCGGAAAACAAGCGGAGGCGGAGGCGCTTCGGCTCCCAACGGCGGGTTTCGCCTGTCAGGGCGAGCATCGGCATCCAGGCGAGGAGGTAGAGCGCGATGGAGACGATCTCCAGCCAGATCCGGTTCTGGGCTGTGTCGTGCAGGGGCAGGTTGCGCAGGCTGGTATCGCGGGCGTTTCGGATGCGGTCCTCGCAGCGGGCCCGCCTGCGGTGACGCAGTTCGAGGTCGGCGAGCTGGCCGCCCTTTGTGTTGGTCGCGAAGCAGGTCAGTCGCAGCCCGTCAACGTCGGTGAAGCGCAACTGGGCGCCGGGGTGTGGCCGTTCCTTGCGGACGATCAGCCGCATGCCCTTGGGCCAGGTGCTCAGGTCGGGCATGTCGGTGATCTCTGCGACCCAGGCGCCGGGCCGTTCGGTGCCGTCGGAGTCGTAGGCCGGTGTCCAGGCCCGTTTCGGGATCTTCAGCACAGCCTGGTGGATGGCGTCGGTGATGGTCATTCCGACCGAGTAGGACAGCCACCGGCCGCGGCGGGAGAGCCAGTCGAGGAAGGCGTGGGTGCCGCCGGCGGAGTCGGTGCGGACCAGCGTCTGCCGTCCCCGCCGCAGGTGTTTGGGCAGTTGGGCCAGGGCGAGGCGGGTGGTTTCGATGTGATCGCTCGCGGTGTTGGAGCCTGCGTTGCCAGGCCGCAGCAGCGCGGCCACCGGTTCCCCGGAACCGGCCTGGCCGTGGTCGACGAACGCAACGAGCGGATGGTGACCGAAGGTCTTCTTCCAGGTCGCGGTGGCGTCCTGCTTCTCGGAGTGCGCAAGCACCAGCACGCCGTCGATGTCCACGATCACGCTGCCACCGGCGGCCGGATTGTCTTCACCGGCCAACTCCCATACTCGCGTGCGCACTTCGGCTCGTGCCGCGCGGATCGCGGTGAGCGCCTTCGGCCCGGCCGCGGCGAGCGCGTCGATGAGCCGGGAGACCGTGGGGTCCGATGCCACTGGACCGAACACGTCGGCCTCGGCCCGCAGCATGGCGACATCAGCGAGGCAGTCCCCGCCCAGAGCCGTCGCGAGTGCGATATCCAGCAGGACCTTGCCCGGATCATGCATCGTCCGCGGCTTGCGCCAGGGCGCCAGCGCCGCCGATATCGCATCGTCCAGGCCCAACGTGCGGACCGTCTCGACCAGCAGCACCGCCCCGGCCTGCGAGACCGCCCCTCTGCCGCCGCCCTCGACGCGGACACGTGGGTACAACCCGATACGCTTACTCACCTGGAGAGTGCTTCTTTCCGTGCAGCCAACAGGACCCTAGACAAGTCCCATCGTTGCAGGTCAGAAGCACTCTCTGCTTATTTGATCAAGGCATGGACGAGCACGCTCATGAAAGCGCGAGGTTAGGGCTCGTAAAGAATCAACACGTTGCTTCACGGTCTCCCTGTCGTTGGTGTGGTGTGCGCATACCGAGTGAGGTTCGTGACCAACTTGCCCTGAGATTCGGAGTGTTGTTCCCTCATCTGAATGAGCGGCAGCAGCGGCTGGCGCTGGCCGCCGAGGCCCGGCTGCTGGGGCACGGTGGGGTCCGGGCCGTCGCGCGTGCCGCAGGGGTGAGCGAGACGACGGTGCGGAAGGGTGTCTTCGAGTTGGAGGGCGGTGAGGACCCACTGCCCGATGGCCGGGTCCGCCGGGACGGCGGCGGTCGCAAGAGCGCCGAGAAGCTTGACCGGCTGCTCGTTCCGGCGTTGCTGGCGCTGGTCGAGCCGGATGAGCGGGGGGATCCGATGTCGCCGCTGCGGTGGACGACCAAGTCGCTGCGGTCTCTGGCCGGGGAGCTGACGCGGCAGGGCCATACCGCGTCGGCGCCGACCGTGGGCAGGCTGCTGCGGGAGAACGGTTTCAGTCTGCAGGCCAATGCCAAGACCCTTGAGGGCGCTCAGCACCCCGACCGGGACGCGCAGTTCCGGTACATCAACGACCAGGTCAAGGACCATCAGGCGGAGGGCGAGCCGGTGGTCAGTGTGGACACGAAAAAGAAGGAAGTCGTCGGGGATTTCAAGAATGCGGGACGTCAATGGCGGCCGGCCGGTGAACCCGTGCGGGTTGACGTCCATGACTTCCCCAGCGATGCACTGGGCAAGGCCCTGCCTTATGGCATCTACGATCTGGCGGCGGACACCGGCTGGGTGAATGTCGGTACGGATCACGACACCGCAGCCTTCGCGGTCGAATCGATCCGCCGTTGGTGGAACGGGCAAGGACGCCTCGACTACCCGCAGGCCAGACGTCTGTTGATCACTGCCGATGCCGGCGGCTCCAACGGCTACCGCACCCGGGCCTTCAAGACCGAGTTGGCCGCGTTCGCCGCCCGGACCGGCCTGGCCGTCACGGTCTGCCACATGCCGCCGGGCACATCGAAGTGGAACAAGGTGGAGCATCGGCTGTTCTCCGCGATCACCATGAACTGGCGCGGCAGAGCGCTGAACAGCCACGAGGTCGTCGTGCAGTCCATCGCCGCGACCACCACCCGCACCGGTCTCACCGTCCACGCCGAACTCGACACCGGCACCTATCCCACCGGTGTGAAGGTCAGCGACACCGAGCTGAACGCGGCGCCGGTCACCGGACATGCCTTCCACGGCGAATGGAACTACACCGTGCACCCCCACCCCGCCAGCCCGGCAGACCCCACCAGGCCGACGCCCGGGCCGGCGGCGGTCTTCGACCGCGGTGCCCTGTCACATCCCGCGCTGACCGGCATGACCTGCACCGCACTGGCCGAGCTGACCGAGACCCTGACCCCTGGCTGGCAGGCGCTGCAGAAACAGGACCCGGCCACCCGACGCGACGGCGGCACCCGGCGCCGGGCCCCGGGCGGCGGCCGCAAAGCCAAACTCGACCTGGCCGACCGGGTCCTGGCCACCGTGCTGCAACAAAACCTCGCTCTGCCGCCTACCGTGCTGGCCCACCTCTTCGCCGTCAGCAAGGACACCATCCGCCACACCACCAGCGAGATCCGACGACTGATGGACCAGCACGCACACACCCCAGCCCCCAGCAGCACACCTCAGCACCCTGGCAGGACTCCTCGTCCACGCCACCGCACACGGCGCGACCCTCACGACAGAGACCAAACCAACGTGTTGATTCTTTACGAGCCCTTAGGGCTCGTAAAGAATCAACACGTTGCTTCACGGTCTCCCTGTCGTTGGTGTGGTATGCGCATACCGAGTGAGGTTCGTGACCAACTTGCCCTGAGATTCGGAGTGTTGTTCCCTCATCTGAATGAGCGGCAGCAGCGGCTGGCGCTGGCCGCCGAGGCCCGGCTGCTGGGGCACGGTGGGGTCCGGGCCGTCGCGCGTGCCGCAGGGGTGAGCGAGACGACGGTGCGGAAGGGTGTCTTCGAGTTGGAGGGCGGTGAGGACCCACTGCCCGATGGCCGGGTCCGCCGGGACGGCGGCGGTCGCAAGAGCGCCGAGAAGCTTGACCGGCTGCTCGTTCCGGCGTTGCTGGCGCTGGTCGAGCCGGATGAGCGGGGGGATCCGATGTCGCCGCTGCGGTGGACGACCAAGTCGCTGCGGTCTCTGGCCGGGGAGCTGACGCGGCAGGGCCATACCGCGTCGGCGCCGACCGTGGGCAGGCTGCTGCGGGAGAACGGTTTCAGTCTGCAGGCCAATGCCAAGACCCTTGAGGGCGCTCAGCACCCCGACCGGGACGCGCAGTTCCGGTACATCAACGACCAGGTCAAGGACCATCAGGCGGAGGGCGAGCCGGTGGTCAGTGTGGACACGAAAAAGAAGGAAGTCGTCGGGGATTTCAAGAATGCGGGACGTCAATGGCGGCCGGCCGGTGAACCCGTGCGGGTTGACGTCCATGACTTCCCCAGCGATGCACTGGGCAAGGCCCTGCCTTATGGCATCTACGATCTGGCGGCGGACACCGGCTGGGTGAATGTCGGTACGGATCACGACACCGCAGCCTTCGCGGTCGAATCGATCCGCCGTTGGTGGAACGGGCAAGGACGCCTCGACTACCCGCAGGCCAGACGTCTGTTGATCACTGCCGATGCCGGCGGCTCCAACGGCTACCGCACCCGGGCCTTCAAGACCGAGTTGGCCGCGTTCGCCGCCCGGACCGGCCTGGCCGTCACGGTCTGCCACATGCCGCCGGGCACATCGAAGTGGAACAAGGTGGAGCATCGGCTGTTCTCCGCGATCACCATGAACTGGCGCGGCAGAGCGCTGAACAGCCACGAGGTCGTCGTGCAGTCCATCGCCGCGACCACCACCCGCACCGGTCTCACCGTCCACGCCGAACTCGACACCGGCACCTATCCCACCGGTGTGAAGGTCAGCGACACCGAGCTGAACGCGGCGCCGGTCACCGGACATGCCTTCCACGGCGAATGGAACTACACCGTGCACCCCCACCCCGCCAGCCCGGCAGACCCCACCAGGCCGACGCCCGGGCCGGCGGCGGTCTTCGACCGCGGTGCCCTGTCACATCCCGCGCTGACCGGCATGACCTGCACCGCACTGGCCGAGCTGACCGAGACCCTGACCCCTGGCTGGCAGGCGCTGCAGAAACAGGACCCGGCCACCCGACGCGACGGCGGCACCCGGCGCCGGGCCCCGGGCGGCGGCCGCAAAGCCAAACTCGACCTGGCCGACCGGGTCCTGGCCACCGTGCTGCAACAAAACCTCGCTCTGCCGCCTACCGTGCTGGCCCACCTCTTCGCCGTCAGCAAGGACACCATCCGCCACACCACCAGCGAGATCCGACGACTGATGGACCAGCACGCGCACACACCCCAGCCCCCAGCAGCACACCTCAGCACCCTGGCAGGACTCCTCGTCCACGCCACCGCACACGGCGCGACCCTCACGACAGAGACCAAACCAACGTGTTGATTCTTTACGAGCCCTTAGGGCGTGCAGATCTTTTACCCGTGGCTTTCCGCTCGGTGGTTCGTTGGTCTGGCATGGGTGGGTTGGAAGAGCAACAGCCGTGTTGTCAGCCAAGTTCGGGGCGATTCTGCCGCATCTCGACGAGCGGCAGCGTCGTCTGTTGATAGGGGCGGAGGCCCGGTCGCTCGGTCACGGCGGGATCCGGGCGGTCGCCCGTGCCGTCGGCGTCCGGGAGGCCACTGTGTCGCTCGGGGTGCGGGAACTGGACTCCGGAGAGGCGCCGTTGGGGTGGGTTCGCCGGCCCGGTGGTGGCAACCGCCCGGCCGCGCGCAGCTCGTCGTTCTCGGCGGCCCGGCGGGCCGCTGTGCGGGCGTTCTTGGCCCAGACCCCGATCGGGTAGTCGGCCCACACCGCACTGGTCGACGGGAGGAAGTGGCCGTGGGCGGCGGTGTAGAGCCGGGCCGCGGCCACCCCGTCCGCCCAGGCCGCGTCCCGCTCGGCCCAGACCATCCCCAATGCCTCCAGCTCCACGAGGCGCTCCGCCTCCAGGGTGCCGTCGGTGTAGTAGCGACCGCGGTGCCGAGTGCCTCGGGCGGAAGGGTGAAGGGAAGCCGCAGATAGCGATCCAGAGCGCCGTCGGGAGAGAAGTGGAAGCCCGGAGTGAGGGCGAGGTTGCGCGTGGCCGCCAGGTCGGCCAACCGGCGGGGGGTGCCCCTATCTGTTTCGTCAACCCTGTCAGGGTCGGTTGGTGGGTGTTGGTGCTGGTTTTGGGAACGTCCCGCGAAGCGGGACGTTCCCGGCGGATCGGGTGCCTGATGGGCAGCCCGGTGGCCGGCACGGCGGGGGTGGCCGTGCCGGTGCGCGCGTGATGGGGTCAGGAAGGGAGGGGCGGTGGTGCTGTCAGGCCGCGAGGCCGATGTCGCCGGGGGTTCGTGGTTCGTAGAGGGCCCCGGTGCGGATCATTGCGTGGATGACGTTCACACGTTGGCGGGCCAGGCGGAGGATCGCTTGGGTGTGGGTCTTGCCGCGTGCGCGTTGACGGTCGTAGTAGGTGCGGGAGGAGCGGTCGGATTTGCAGCCGATCGCGGCGAACGCGGCCTGGAAGAGGGCGCGTTTGAGGAGTCGGTTGCCGCGGTGGGGTGCGTGCTCGCCACGGATGGAGGTGCCCGAGGACTTGGTGGCGGGGGCGAGTCCGGCGTAGGAGGCGAGGTGTCCTGCGGTGGGGAAGGTGGTGCCGTCGCCGATGGCGACGATCACGGCGGCGGTGGTCCTGACGCCCATGCCGGGCATGGAGGTCAGGAGGTGGAAAAGAGGGAGGGCCTCCAGCAGGGCGGCGATCTCCTGCTCGGCCTGGCGGCGCTGGGTGTGGGCGGCGGCGAGCTGGGCGGCAAGTCCGGGCACGATCAGCGCGCTGGCCTCGGTGCCGGGCACGATGACGGTCTGCTCGGCAAGCGCGTCGAAGATCTCCGCGGTGAGGTGGTGGGCCTTGCGCGAGCCGTGCGCCTTGAGCAGGGCCTCGCAGCGGGCGTGGCCCAGTTTCTTCAGCCTGGCCGGGGAGCCGTGCCGTTCAAGGAGGGCCAGGATGTAGGGGTAGCCCAGCCGGGGGCCGACCACCCGCTCCAGGGTGGGATGGATCTGGGAGAGCAGGCCGCGCAGCCGGTTGGAGGTGCGGTTGACCTCGCCGGCCAGGTCGTTGTCGTAGCCGGTGAGCATGGTCAGCTCGGCCAGCTTCTCGTCGTCGCGGTCCACCGCGCGCAGGGTGTGCGGCATGGTCCGGGCGGTGTCGGCGATGACGAAGGCGTCGCGGGCGTCGGTCTTGGCTTCGCCCGGGTAGAGGTCGGCGGCCCGGCGCATCGAGAGTCCCGGCAGGTAAGCGACCCGGCAGCCGGTCGCGCGGGCCACGGTCAGTGGCAGCGCGCCGATGTTGGCGACCTGGTCCACGATCACCAGGACGGTGCCGAACTTGGCCCTGAGCTTGTCGAACAACTCCCGCAGGCGGGCCTCGGTGTTGGGCAGCTTCTTGTCGTGGACGGTCTTGCCCTGCCCGGTCAGGCCGCGGGCGTGGTGGAACTCCTTGCCCAGGTCCAGGCCGAGGAACAGACCTATGCCGGAGATATCGATGACGGTGTCGGCCATGCGCGATGCCCCTCTTCGGTCGTGCCTTTCGCATCCGTCCCGGCCGTCCCTGCGGCACCACACGCCGGCAACCACGTTACGCAGACATCCCGCCCGTGAAGAGGTCCGGCGTTGCACCGGACCAGGCAGTCGTCAGGCCCCTCATCAGCGGTCAAGCGGTGCCCCGAAGCCCGGCGGCAACACCCCCCAGGTCATCGACTTCGACAGGGGGCACACAGCCATACCGGACCCGGGGGCCAGGCGCCCCATTTCGGGGCCACAGAAAAGGTAACGGGGCGGCGTCGAGGAGCATGAGCCACAGGGACCGACCGCCCTGCGGGACCGGGAAACAACACCACGGAAGACCTGCGAGTCGCGCGACCAAGTAGTTTCTCTGGGACCTGAGTTGGGCGCGTCGGCGGCCGAGGACCGTCCGCTGGCGCTCCAGGAGCCGGGCGGCGACGAGCTGGTCGAACGGCGAGGGGGCGAGCGCGGCCGCGAGCGGGAGCGCCGCCAGCCGCCGGGTGACGTCGGGATGGGCCCGGATCCAACCTACGCGCAGGCCCGGCCACAAGGACTTGCTCAAGGAACCCACGTACACGACGTGCCGGTCACCGGCGCATGACGTGATACGCGGCGGCGGCGCGGCTCCCTCGCGCAGGTCCAAGTCCCGCATGGTCTCGTCGAAGACGACCAAGGTGTCGTG from Streptomyces sp. NBC_01591 includes:
- a CDS encoding family 78 glycoside hydrolase catalytic domain, which codes for MTYAADEDPVLYFGAALEIPERVVRARAYASALGWYRLVVNGKDLTGASLVPRFTPFEQEVEYREYDPAGAIVPGMNLFHLVVADGRFRGRLGFLARRCVYGPELAAYLHLELEFADGTRRTWGTDATWTVGRGPVVRADPKFGEFADLRIPAPWSQPHDHAQSRPVRPFSPHSRQLIAEQVPPVTAVKELTPVSVWRSPRGRQLVDFGQNFAGVARLRLTGRAGTSVRVTYSELISPDGELDTQWILSDRKKPWYQRDEVIIGAPGEWFEPSFTIHGFRYLEIEVLDQDLAPNDIVGVVLSSERDAVGLAARSVP
- a CDS encoding IS1380 family transposase, whose amino-acid sequence is MSKRIGLYPRVRVEGGGRGAVSQAGAVLLVETVRTLGLDDAISAALAPWRKPRTMHDPGKVLLDIALATALGGDCLADVAMLRAEADVFGPVASDPTVSRLIDALAAAGPKALTAIRAARAEVRTRVWELAGEDNPAAGGSVIVDIDGVLVLAHSEKQDATATWKKTFGHHPLVAFVDHGQAGSGEPVAALLRPGNAGSNTASDHIETTRLALAQLPKHLRRGRQTLVRTDSAGGTHAFLDWLSRRGRWLSYSVGMTITDAIHQAVLKIPKRAWTPAYDSDGTERPGAWVAEITDMPDLSTWPKGMRLIVRKERPHPGAQLRFTDVDGLRLTCFATNTKGGQLADLELRHRRRARCEDRIRNARDTSLRNLPLHDTAQNRIWLEIVSIALYLLAWMPMLALTGETRRWEPKRLRLRLFSAAAQLVNTGRRRWLRLAARWPWTSVITSAMDRLQALPNPG
- a CDS encoding ISAzo13 family transposase — translated: MPSEVRDQLALRFGVLFPHLNERQQRLALAAEARLLGHGGVRAVARAAGVSETTVRKGVFELEGGEDPLPDGRVRRDGGGRKSAEKLDRLLVPALLALVEPDERGDPMSPLRWTTKSLRSLAGELTRQGHTASAPTVGRLLRENGFSLQANAKTLEGAQHPDRDAQFRYINDQVKDHQAEGEPVVSVDTKKKEVVGDFKNAGRQWRPAGEPVRVDVHDFPSDALGKALPYGIYDLAADTGWVNVGTDHDTAAFAVESIRRWWNGQGRLDYPQARRLLITADAGGSNGYRTRAFKTELAAFAARTGLAVTVCHMPPGTSKWNKVEHRLFSAITMNWRGRALNSHEVVVQSIAATTTRTGLTVHAELDTGTYPTGVKVSDTELNAAPVTGHAFHGEWNYTVHPHPASPADPTRPTPGPAAVFDRGALSHPALTGMTCTALAELTETLTPGWQALQKQDPATRRDGGTRRRAPGGGRKAKLDLADRVLATVLQQNLALPPTVLAHLFAVSKDTIRHTTSEIRRLMDQHAHTPAPSSTPQHPGRTPRPRHRTRRDPHDRDQTNVLILYEPLGLVKNQHVASRSPCRWCGMRIPSEVRDQLALRFGVLFPHLNERQQRLALAAEARLLGHGGVRAVARAAGVSETTVRKGVFELEGGEDPLPDGRVRRDGGGRKSAEKLDRLLVPALLALVEPDERGDPMSPLRWTTKSLRSLAGELTRQGHTASAPTVGRLLRENGFSLQANAKTLEGAQHPDRDAQFRYINDQVKDHQAEGEPVVSVDTKKKEVVGDFKNAGRQWRPAGEPVRVDVHDFPSDALGKALPYGIYDLAADTGWVNVGTDHDTAAFAVESIRRWWNGQGRLDYPQARRLLITADAGGSNGYRTRAFKTELAAFAARTGLAVTVCHMPPGTSKWNKVEHRLFSAITMNWRGRALNSHEVVVQSIAATTTRTGLTVHAELDTGTYPTGVKVSDTELNAAPVTGHAFHGEWNYTVHPHPASPADPTRPTPGPAAVFDRGALSHPALTGMTCTALAELTETLTPGWQALQKQDPATRRDGGTRRRAPGGGRKAKLDLADRVLATVLQQNLALPPTVLAHLFAVSKDTIRHTTSEIRRLMDQHAHTPQPPAAHLSTLAGLLVHATAHGATLTTETKPTC
- a CDS encoding IS110 family transposase: MADTVIDISGIGLFLGLDLGKEFHHARGLTGQGKTVHDKKLPNTEARLRELFDKLRAKFGTVLVIVDQVANIGALPLTVARATGCRVAYLPGLSMRRAADLYPGEAKTDARDAFVIADTARTMPHTLRAVDRDDEKLAELTMLTGYDNDLAGEVNRTSNRLRGLLSQIHPTLERVVGPRLGYPYILALLERHGSPARLKKLGHARCEALLKAHGSRKAHHLTAEIFDALAEQTVIVPGTEASALIVPGLAAQLAAAHTQRRQAEQEIAALLEALPLFHLLTSMPGMGVRTTAAVIVAIGDGTTFPTAGHLASYAGLAPATKSSGTSIRGEHAPHRGNRLLKRALFQAAFAAIGCKSDRSSRTYYDRQRARGKTHTQAILRLARQRVNVIHAMIRTGALYEPRTPGDIGLAA